ttaattgatttgtttaaggtttagtttaagttgaaattaatacctttaaggtcaaaattgataaatccccagaaaaatgaaaaatacaagaaaaaacATGTGAGGTTGTTACACGCGAAAATTGAATTGGCCCAAATTGACGATCTCATAACGAGACCGTCTCGGCCAAATTTTTCTCAAGAATAAATGAACCAAAATTCAAGATGCTAAATATGTGCAGCAATGAGAGATGCAATGGGTTTAAGCGTGTAGGCTTGATAGGAGATGGGATTATGGGCCTTTTCTTGGTACAGCAGTAGCCCAGTGTATCACATAGGTCCATTTAGCAACATGTTTTACTTGGCGAGCCGATCACACACTGAGCAGGTTCACAAGCCCGAATacttaacacaaattcttgtgtgagacAATTTCACAATGAGATGTGCTTTATATATGAGTTAACTAGTCCAATCAAATAAATTAGCAACatgtaaatttctttttttatattttagtataattttaaaaaaatttcagcaagtcttgtatgatatTATCAACTCATACAAGCAGCCCAAagcatttatattaaaaaaaaattaaaaccaaatctaaattgttttttttaatttcttcataAGATTGAGTAAGCCCATAATAAGCAGTCCCATGGTGAGACgatcttaataaaaaatttttcaaataatttattcatgaaaatatattttgagaaaaatatgtCAAACACTTTTTATAACATAagactaattctttattgagaccATCTTATCATGAGACGACCTCAATTGAGTCAGCCCAAACTCTTTAACAAAACAACAGTTACCTTGtacaattcaaattttaatgttttttcacAAATTTCTGTGAGAGAAGggctctttgagagaccatctctaattgagtTGGCccaaaaggaaaatatagagtaattttctcggtaggcattaagagtattgtaagtaggcatttagaatattacaagtacttaagtacttattCAGTGGGCATTAAgtgtattataagtaggcattaaagataatataagtaggcattaaggatatgataaGTAGGCTAGTAAGTTAAGTTTCTCGGTAGGTaataagaatattgtaagtaggcattttaagtactttttcggtaggcattaagtatattgtaagtaggcattaagataatgtaagtaggcattaataatACAATAAGTGGACATTAAGATTTAATGAGCTGggcctgagagacgtctctcaaaaagaAACGGTCTCTCAGGAGACTTGCAgttgttttttatgttattttcattaatgAACTACTTATATGAACTCGTTTTACAGTAAGGCAGTTTCATACAAGACTACATATTATTGCAttgataattaatatttttataatttaagatGTGATGGTACAAGTTTCTAAAGTTTAGCCAtaaattaaaagtcaaaaacacaatttttaggTAATAAATCTAAGTTCAATTTAGCACCATGCATGTGATACCAAAATggactaaaaaaatataaaaactaccCCCTTGTTTTTTTGCCCTAGGCCCCTCTTGGATTAAACAAAATGTACACATCCATAAAAACAAAATCTACTCCCCCACACAAACTCTTTCACTATAATACATCCTTCATTTACGTACCATGAatcctttcaaaattctcacAACCAAAAACAAAGCCCATAACAATGGCATCTATTTTCTTCTCTttaattcttttccttttctccCTTATCATCTCTCCTTCATCTTCAACCACTATCACTCTTACCCTTTCACCACTTCCTAAACCaaaatctttctcaaatccATGGGAATTTACTTTTAACCTAATAAATTCTTCCATTAAAAGAGCTCTTCACCTCAAAAACCCCAAGAAAAATAACACTTCTTCTAGTAGTTTCCATGGTACTACCAATACTTCTCTCTATCCTCGTAGCTATGGCGGTTACTCCGTCTCGCTCGCGTTCGGTACGCCGCCACAGAAAATCCCTCTCGTATTCGACACCGGAAGTAGTCTTAATTGGGTTCCGTGCACTTCAAGGTACGCTTGCTTTAACTGCACGTTATCTGGGGTTGACCCTTCCAATATAACAACCTTCAAGCCCAAGTTATCTTCCTCTACCCGTATTGTAGGTTGCAAGGATCCGAAATGTGGGTGGATTTTTGGGCCGGATGTAAAATCTCGATGCGGGCCAGAATGTGGGTCGATTTCGAACTGTACACGGGCGTGCCCGAATTATATTCTTGAGTATGGGTTAGGATCCACTGCTGGTGTTTCTATATACGAGACCCTTGATTTGCCGGGCACCCCGGTGAAAGACTTTCTCGTAGGGTGCTCGGTTTTATCAATTCGACAACCCGAGGGTATTGTTGGCTTCGGGCGAGCTCCTACGTCTCTCCCGAACCAGCTAAAACTCAGCAAGTTTTCATACTGTCTTTTAAGTCATAAATTAGACGACAGTCCTAAAAGTAGCAAGCTAACTTTAACAAGCATCGgaaataagaacttaaaaagCGAGGTAGAATACACCCCGCTTCTTAAGAACCCAACCTCATATCCTTACCTTGAGTATTATTATGTAAACATGAGAAAAATTACAGTAGGTAAAAAAACCGTAAAATTACCAAATAAATATCTTACCCCCAATTCAAATGGAAACGGGGGTACAATTATCGATTCTGGGACAACATTTACTTTTATGGAGAGGTCATTGTTAAACCCGCTTGTAAAAGAGCTTGCGGCACAATACTCGAATTACAAGCGGGCCAAAGATATAGAGGCCCAATCGGGTTTTGGGCTTTGCCTTAATATTATAAGTGTACAACCCTTACAAAATGTTACGTTCCCCGAATTGGTTTTTCATTTCAAGGGTGGTGGAAAGATGGTAATGCCAATGAGCAATTATTTCTCATTTGTGGGTGATTTGGGTGTAGTGTGCTTAACGATTGTTACTAATGATAGCCCGGCAGCACCTAGTATCCCAATTGGGCCTGCAGTGATATTAGGTAATTATCTGCAGCAGAATTTCTATATTGAGTATGATTTGGAGAATCAAAGGTTAGGTTTCAAGAAGGAGAAATGTGGATGAaatattatgtaattaagagtaCGTGACtagtgtttatttatttttatttcgaattttcttttaatattatgatattatttcgTTGGAAATTAAGGCGCATGCAATTTGCTTATAATTCTTATAGCaagtttaattatattattgacTCTGTTAGGCTTTTATAAATGAATATATGCAATGCTTGAAAACAGACTTTTTTAagaaaccaaataaaaaattaaatctgtAATCCTTATGGccaaatggtggtaatgggaatgatttatagtgtaatttgatcaaaagttctatatcatttccatggtaatgaaactttgattacaaaaaaagttttttttttacaaatttcgattaccacctaataccacctcgcccatggtaatgcattgaaattaattttatgaagaaaatgagatgattgaagttggacaaacatgaccatcaaggtaaccaAGAAATTTTtgaaccaaaattacactaatttttcattcttattaACACTGTTTATTATCAACTACCAAACGGACGGTTAGCTACATCTAATCTTTCTTGACCTGATCAATTTTTCCCATTCCATTTTAGTTAAGAGCCTAGCTTCACATTGTAATTTGAGCTATGCCAAAAGACAAATTAGTGTCATTGCTTCACCTTCCTCCTCCTCGTGACAGGACGAATAACTCCAAAAAAATTTTGTACAATTTAATTCAAAGTCTTATGCTAAACCATTGCAAAGTTCTGTACATACAATTTCCACCAAGTGACATGACTCGAACCACTTTTTTAATGGTTGTTTCAATGAAAACcatatatctttatatataaaTGCTCATAAGAATATAAGATACATAGCAATCAAGTGGGTCTACACAACTAGGGATGCAAATGGGGCGAGGCGGGGTGGGTATTGAaattaccatccccatccctatctgttaatgcaatccccattcccatccccatccccgcggcgggtataatttttctccccgtccccgccccgatgagtttgtatctaaaaccatccccgccccaccacccatctgAGTATCCATCCCCGTGTAATACCTATTTTTCCCGCCTCACCATCCGTCAAATCctcgcttaatacccatctatgccaacatatttatattcgatcattttataaaactaatatcattattacataaatatcaataactagTTAAAATGCCAATCGACTCATCATTAACAACTTTGAACtcttttaaccatttttatgaAGACAAATGCGAGTCCGGACGAAGAAGATATCGCATTTACAAAACGGAAAAGAAAACGGAAACTAGCAAaagacttaaaaatattttgaggcgggtatcttgaggcggggcggggTGGGGCgaggatggggcgggtatcacctaaaacccatccacatccccatccccgcggtgggtatgaattttatacccgtacccaccccatgacccatcaaaccgagACCCATCTCCTccccgatggggcggggatggggcgggtctcctattagatccgccccgcctgcatccctataCACAACCTTAGCTATACTTCTATATATACAAATTTggctaattttatttttactttttgctATAGTAATCTATTTTGACATTATAATCAACATTGTACTATAACTATCTTAAATAGCAATTTATTGGTGAACTTGACTTATATGTGACTATTTCTCCATGAGATAGAccaatgtaattaatttatttattagattgattactttaaaattgtaagtgattattttaatgcACTTTTTAAAGAAATTCATAATGCGGAATtcaatttgggtttaatttggtGAATACTGGATTTGCATTGATTATTCAATGAGAGGaatacctctatttatacatcaTTTGACCATCTAATAAGGAATCTAAATATTACGGAATATTAAGATTAAGGAAACTAAAttagaataatataaaatataaaataaaatattctacaaATATTCTACTtttctacactccccctcaagtttaGTCTTGGGATCACCGAGACCGAATTTGCCAAAAATATTTTGCAATGCTTTTGAGCCAATTGCCTTGATCAGAAAATCCACCagttgatcttttgattttacataggacattttgataatttatttggCAAATTTgtcataattgattttcaaatttttgagTTTGGATAGGAAAACgggtatataattttaaatggttGGATGAACAAGATTGGGATTTAAAATGGGTGAAGTACTTGATTGGAAATGGATCCACCCACGCGGGTCCTTGGGTGACCCAAATGAGGGCACgcgtgtttggcttggggtaaggctagggttttgtttttgttagtaTCCATATAAAAGGAGAtgattttggtttgtttgatgAAATTTGATTTTGGCGTTCTTGGATTTGGAATGCTTGTTTGTCAATTTTCTTGATGAGGAATGGCGAATGTAGTCTTGTCACCGTTCCGGTGACTCAGCGGAGCTTTGGAGGCGACTTCTTCGTTTTTGAACTCattatgtaacaccccggcccctcagaCCGCCaatgactactcatggagacagTAGACTGGCCTCACGGACCAATATAAGTCATTCCAGCGCACTTTAGCCTCACTTATGTGCGCCTGGAAAAACTTCCCATGAGGttacccatcctaagattgctatCCACCAAGCATGCTTAACTGTAGACTGGCctcacagaccaacacaagtcttttttttttcttttctttttttttcctggtttgattttgttatggttttggtttgattttgatctggtttttttttagtttagtttggttttgattttccTAGTTAATGATGAATGTCGTGGCCGATCATCGGTCCCCGGAAAAACCATTTGCTCTAATACCATgaagaaaatcataatgcggaATTCTGTTTGAGCTTAATTTGGTGAATATTAATTATTCAATGAGAGGAACTGTAGCAAGAGCGGTACTCTCGatatataattaacattaataattatacttaaaataaataatgcgaaagtgtaaaacgccgaactgcaaaaaaccatttaaactaaaatcgttcaaaatataagttaaaaattcttacaactaagaaaatataacataaggtttgcttaaatacgaatgaaaaaaacataagtacaatatagtcatcaaaatcatcaagtaaaatcaatgcagctaagtcctccaatagaataattaaagttgcggcctggatcgaaacctgagctaaattttcctgcaaaatactgttatccataatacggatgacagtcgattaaatcggtcagcgataaagccgagtacaattttctcaacaagcttatgatgcgatagttaaatcatgcttacaaaataatcatgggaaattatcaatggtacccttgtactattgaaaaattacaatggtacccaactgcgtttcagtggtaccccccaattatatggtaattacaaccgtgaccttaatgatgaatttttcgttaaatgtccgttaaatttggaatttaacctaaccatggttagtttcttcttcttcttcttcccttttctctttcatggctgctcttcttccatggctgTTGTCCTCTCCTTGTGCCGGATGATGAAGTTCCCTTTTGTCAATGACGGATGAATAAGGAACACAATTCTACAATGATCTATCCCTCAATTGTTAACTACATATAAATCATCATAGAACATATTTCAAGATCTGGGACATGAAAGACAACAAAAATGGGGGGAAATTTGAACTTCCCCACATCAGTAACTAAGTGGAATATAGGATTAGAGTTCTCTAAAGATACAAGTAATGGGAATCAGAAAATGATCCTCAAAATGCCCTTAATACATTACATATATTAAAATCGATAGCAATATGTTCGTATTTCAATtgagaaagaaaataatattttttttaaaaaaaaaaaccccaaattcAAATTCAGATTAATAGAGTTACTTAGTACAGCAAGATTGGAGTTCTCAAATTAGGATGAAGAAATTTTCTTATAACTGAACAATATACGCAAGATTTAGAAAGCAAAATTGAAAATCTTCAGAATTTTTTTGtctctaattttataatttttcttaattaatttgtcTCAGATTAAATTATTGGATATTCTGAGTTGATATTCACTCAAACATtgtcaaaaactaaaaatttgcGAATTTTCCCCCAAAATTCTCAATCTTTCTTTCACTGTTCACCAAAACCATTAATGGGCAGAAGATAGCCCCATAAAAAACCAGGAATACTCATTACAACCTCAAACAATTTACAGCTATAACATTTGGTACAAATtaatcaattcaatcaaaatttcAAAGATATCATCCACACAATGAATCTCAGTTTCACACTTGCTCCTGATGGAGTTGATGAAACAAGAGCAAATGTTGATGATGATAGAACTCTTCTGCATAGCTTATGAGTAGGGATTAGTCACACTAATGGCAGTATCTTCACACCTTTTCAACCAAATTTCGAGTTTCCTGATGATGGAACGGTATGCCAAAGGAGCACATACTAAccatggaagaagagcagccatggaagaagagcagccatgaaagagaaaagggaagaagaagaagaaactaactatggttaggttaaattccaaatttaacggacatttaacagaaaattcatcattaaggtcacggttgtaattaccatataattggggggtaccactgaaatgcagttgggtaccattgtaatttttcaatagtacaagggcaccattgataatttcccaatAATCAttaagcacaatatagaaggttattactcattattgacctttattaagccattaagatacattctcaatacttgcagaagttcattactgctactaaatacttggtaaccttaatgcttattcaatcaagttcaattaatccttataactttaccatcatagcacatcacaagatcacaacaataatgacaactgatatatgtaagggtctggttaggtgaagaccgtagtcctaaactctaactgtggtgggagtcatCACTCCTCTCACTattgttatgctcgagacttcacaggataggtttttctcggaccccctgtctaaCATCGCATTTTATGTGCCGGCTAACATGGACGCCGaaattttacatgccggtccatggttcgacgttaccttactatcagagtcatacaatcaatatcatgcaatatcaaacaagactctaaaccgaaatagtttacattcttgtaagtcaaacttccactagtcaaaattttgacaattctacccttttaatagaaataaattactagtatctaataaattaatattaattaaataatgaactttcgtagctatactaagaaacctgaggctaaactaagtcattattatgtcatacataatcataaaattcaagggtaatatttctaagtacttagtAAAGTATTTTATCAGATACccaaataaaatagtaaaatagatctatcataactatgaaaaataatccgacaagttattaagggtccaaaatctaaatgaaatgagttttcaagaaaaacaacgctaagcatttcaacaaattagtttgactattttaccgataaaccgattaataattcttcaTAATTACTTaagtccaaaataaaaattttatcaaaacaccaagatgatatggaatcattttaaagagataagtttatttaactaataaaattcatgattattattttaaataattaatacaatcatTTTAGACATAAAccgatatgtatatatatatatatatatatatatatatatatatatatatatatatatatatatatatatatatatatatatatatatatatatatatatatatatatatatatatatatatatatatatatatatatat
The sequence above is drawn from the Amaranthus tricolor cultivar Red isolate AtriRed21 chromosome 5, ASM2621246v1, whole genome shotgun sequence genome and encodes:
- the LOC130814143 gene encoding probable aspartyl protease At4g16563, with translation MASIFFSLILFLFSLIISPSSSTTITLTLSPLPKPKSFSNPWEFTFNLINSSIKRALHLKNPKKNNTSSSSFHGTTNTSLYPRSYGGYSVSLAFGTPPQKIPLVFDTGSSLNWVPCTSRYACFNCTLSGVDPSNITTFKPKLSSSTRIVGCKDPKCGWIFGPDVKSRCGPECGSISNCTRACPNYILEYGLGSTAGVSIYETLDLPGTPVKDFLVGCSVLSIRQPEGIVGFGRAPTSLPNQLKLSKFSYCLLSHKLDDSPKSSKLTLTSIGNKNLKSEVEYTPLLKNPTSYPYLEYYYVNMRKITVGKKTVKLPNKYLTPNSNGNGGTIIDSGTTFTFMERSLLNPLVKELAAQYSNYKRAKDIEAQSGFGLCLNIISVQPLQNVTFPELVFHFKGGGKMVMPMSNYFSFVGDLGVVCLTIVTNDSPAAPSIPIGPAVILGNYLQQNFYIEYDLENQRLGFKKEKCG